The following proteins are encoded in a genomic region of Herminiimonas arsenicoxydans:
- a CDS encoding Putative signal transduction histidine kinase (Evidence 3 : Function proposed based on presence of conserved amino acid motif, structural feature or limited homology; Product type pr : putative regulator) → MADEHKTTAIHVPISGSAAALPSREADQFRQTIADLLLRIDREAEQLRTKTADLLTQVDELQEVTKSKQVLEALVLQLREANENLVLAAFGAQDMQAKAESANHRQEEFLSMLAHELRSPLAPIAMAADLLGKITTAHPMLPKLYGIISRQVGHMAHLVDDLLDASRVSTGNITLQKRSLLLSEIIDSAVETSQPFINQRNQQLTITLPEDTVVINGDLVRLAQAFANLIINATKFTPVDGHIDISAQVLADVVKVSIKDNGMGIAPDIQPFIFDLFRQGPHSLDRSQGGLGIGLSLVRTVVQMHGGTVSVYSAGLGCGSEFFVVLPISTELMTDDGSTSSSLDPVPGCRILLIEDNVSANEILSELLTMEGHTITSAFDGTSGLEMAQNNIYDIILCDIGLPGIDGYEVVKRLRLNTVKAVPLCIAISGYSQQENRSNAERVGFDHYLVKPVAITTLVNLISPKFLQ, encoded by the coding sequence ATGGCGGATGAACATAAAACTACAGCTATTCATGTGCCAATTTCTGGAAGCGCTGCCGCCTTGCCTTCTCGGGAAGCAGACCAGTTTCGGCAGACTATCGCCGATCTGTTGCTGCGGATAGATCGGGAAGCAGAGCAGCTGCGCACGAAAACTGCGGATCTTTTGACGCAGGTCGACGAGCTTCAAGAAGTCACGAAAAGCAAGCAAGTGCTGGAAGCACTCGTGCTGCAATTGCGTGAAGCAAACGAAAATCTGGTATTGGCGGCGTTCGGCGCGCAAGACATGCAGGCGAAGGCAGAGTCAGCCAATCATCGACAGGAAGAATTTTTATCCATGCTGGCGCATGAATTGCGCAGCCCGCTGGCGCCGATCGCCATGGCTGCAGATTTGCTGGGCAAGATTACGACAGCGCATCCGATGCTGCCAAAACTGTACGGCATCATCAGTCGCCAGGTTGGTCACATGGCGCATCTGGTTGATGATCTGCTGGATGCCTCGCGCGTAAGTACCGGCAACATTACGCTGCAAAAGCGTTCGCTGCTGCTGTCGGAAATCATTGACAGTGCAGTTGAAACGAGCCAGCCATTCATCAACCAGCGCAATCAACAGTTAACGATCACTCTTCCGGAAGATACTGTCGTAATTAACGGCGATCTGGTCCGGCTGGCACAGGCGTTTGCAAACCTGATCATCAATGCGACGAAATTCACGCCAGTAGATGGGCATATCGATATTTCGGCGCAGGTTCTTGCAGATGTCGTCAAGGTGTCGATCAAGGATAATGGTATGGGCATCGCGCCGGATATCCAGCCCTTCATTTTCGACCTGTTCAGGCAGGGGCCGCATTCACTGGATCGTTCGCAGGGCGGACTTGGCATCGGGCTTTCGCTGGTGCGCACAGTGGTGCAAATGCATGGTGGCACGGTGAGTGTCTACAGTGCCGGGCTTGGATGCGGCAGCGAATTTTTTGTCGTATTGCCGATTTCTACCGAACTAATGACGGACGATGGCAGCACCTCGTCAAGCTTAGATCCGGTGCCGGGCTGCCGCATACTGCTCATCGAAGACAATGTCAGCGCCAATGAAATATTGAGTGAACTGCTGACGATGGAAGGCCATACGATCACCTCGGCCTTTGATGGAACGTCCGGATTGGAAATGGCGCAAAACAATATTTATGACATCATCCTTTGCGATATCGGTTTGCCCGGCATCGATGGTTATGAAGTCGTTAAAAGACTACGCCTGAACACGGTTAAAGCGGTACCGCTTTGCATTGCCATCAGCGGTTACAGCCAGCAGGAAAATCGCAGCAACGCGGAACGCGTGGGTTTCGATCACTACCTGGTGAAACCGGTTGCCATCACTACCCTGGTCAACCTTATTTCTCCGAAATTTCTTCAGTAG
- a CDS encoding hypothetical protein (Evidence 5 : No homology to any previously reported sequences) produces the protein MIRAAVMQRPEAIVDVSIHLWERLAYELVSIIGEGGFQSLYKRSLHVTSATFPWMDPNSSLPQNGADFTGLKKCLAGQDATNAGEASIALLITFIDILALLIGELLTSSILRLAWGDDALDTVVKELP, from the coding sequence ATGATAAGAGCTGCTGTCATGCAGCGGCCCGAAGCAATCGTTGATGTTTCCATTCACCTTTGGGAGAGGCTGGCTTATGAGCTTGTTTCCATCATAGGCGAGGGTGGTTTCCAATCACTCTATAAAAGAAGTCTGCACGTCACCAGCGCGACTTTCCCATGGATGGACCCCAACTCTTCATTGCCGCAAAACGGCGCGGATTTTACAGGTCTCAAAAAATGTCTTGCTGGACAAGATGCTACCAACGCCGGCGAAGCAAGTATTGCTTTGCTGATTACTTTCATCGACATACTCGCTTTATTAATCGGTGAGCTTTTGACGTCCAGCATTTTACGTTTGGCCTGGGGTGATGACGCTTTGGATACAGTTGTGAAGGAACTCCCATAA
- a CDS encoding Putative circadian clock protein KaiC. (Evidence 3 : Function proposed based on presence of conserved amino acid motif, structural feature or limited homology; Product type pe : putative enzyme), whose translation MSNKVTIRRLATGVPGLDDLLGGGLPEFSFNLLAGTPGSGKTTLAHQIMFSLANPDRRALFFTVLGESPLKMLRYQQQFPFFDISKVNRSIKFVNLAADLLDGDFDRVLGRIAQEVQSFSPSLVFVDSFRSVVQSAKAKQPGVSGLEHFVQQLGIQMTSWQATTFLIGEYLTPEAESSPVFTVADGIIWMSQLVHRDAIVRKIQVVKMRGQAQSPGVHTFRINDGGIEVFPRALIKSSTTGDIRISGDKRLSMGVPALDEMMGGGLPAGYSLLLVGPSGSGKTVLATQFLAEGVRAGEPGVIAAFEKSPNQLLSHKLTKLVESGQVGVIDTRTLDLSIDEILHDLVAMITRMKAKRVVIDSLSGFELALASVFREDFREALYRLVAVLTGMGVTVLMTAELEDQYTALRFSSYGNAFLADAIIMQRYVEIAGQFKRVVSVVKVRASAHSKDIRFFDIEGDALLIGEPLTHYQGILSGRPS comes from the coding sequence ATGAGCAACAAAGTAACCATACGCCGTTTGGCAACTGGCGTTCCTGGTTTGGACGATCTGCTGGGTGGTGGTCTCCCGGAATTTTCATTCAATCTGCTGGCCGGCACGCCTGGTAGCGGAAAAACTACGCTGGCACACCAGATCATGTTTTCGCTTGCCAATCCTGACCGTCGTGCGCTGTTTTTTACTGTACTGGGTGAGTCGCCATTGAAGATGTTGCGCTACCAGCAGCAGTTTCCATTTTTCGATATCAGCAAGGTGAATCGCTCAATCAAGTTCGTCAACCTTGCAGCAGATTTGCTGGACGGAGATTTTGATCGTGTATTGGGGCGTATCGCACAAGAAGTACAAAGCTTTTCTCCCAGCCTGGTCTTTGTCGATTCATTCCGCTCGGTTGTGCAATCGGCAAAAGCCAAGCAACCAGGTGTCTCGGGTCTGGAGCATTTTGTGCAACAACTAGGTATCCAGATGACTAGCTGGCAGGCGACGACTTTCCTGATTGGCGAATATCTGACGCCTGAAGCAGAGTCCAGTCCGGTCTTTACCGTCGCCGACGGCATCATCTGGATGTCGCAGCTGGTACATCGCGACGCGATTGTGCGCAAGATACAAGTTGTCAAAATGCGTGGTCAGGCGCAAAGCCCGGGCGTACATACCTTCCGCATCAACGACGGCGGCATCGAAGTTTTTCCACGTGCATTGATCAAATCCAGCACCACAGGAGATATCAGGATCTCAGGCGACAAGCGTTTGTCCATGGGCGTGCCTGCGCTAGATGAGATGATGGGTGGCGGTTTGCCTGCCGGTTATTCCTTGTTGCTGGTCGGCCCATCCGGCTCGGGGAAAACTGTACTCGCCACGCAATTTCTGGCGGAAGGTGTACGTGCGGGTGAGCCTGGTGTCATCGCTGCATTTGAAAAAAGTCCGAATCAACTACTCAGTCACAAGCTGACCAAGCTGGTCGAAAGCGGGCAGGTTGGCGTAATCGATACGCGCACGCTTGATTTGTCGATAGATGAAATTCTGCACGATCTGGTTGCGATGATTACGCGCATGAAGGCCAAGCGCGTGGTAATCGATTCGCTATCGGGTTTCGAGCTGGCGCTGGCGTCAGTGTTTCGTGAAGATTTTCGCGAAGCACTGTACCGGCTGGTTGCCGTATTGACCGGTATGGGCGTGACCGTGTTGATGACGGCCGAGCTGGAAGATCAATACACGGCTCTGCGTTTCAGTTCGTATGGCAATGCCTTCCTTGCCGATGCGATCATCATGCAGCGTTACGTTGAAATCGCCGGGCAATTCAAACGTGTGGTTTCGGTCGTGAAGGTTCGAGCGAGTGCGCATAGCAAAGATATTCGCTTCTTCGATATTGAGGGAGACGCCCTCTTGATTGGCGAACCATTGACTCATTATCAGGGGATTTTATCGGGCCGACCGTCTTAG
- a CDS encoding Hypothetical protein (Evidence 5 : No homology to any previously reported sequences) → MPCSHGKAVLGVMIFLPLDLLKKKILSTLMKQAGMPADPPEETATLRRSAR, encoded by the coding sequence ATGCCTTGCAGTCATGGCAAGGCTGTACTTGGCGTCATGATTTTCTTGCCGCTCGACCTGCTGAAGAAAAAAATATTGTCGACTCTGATGAAGCAAGCAGGCATGCCTGCCGATCCGCCTGAAGAGACGGCAACACTAAGACGGTCGGCCCGATAA
- a CDS encoding Conserved hypothetical protein, putative nucleoside-diphosphate sugar epimerase (Evidence 4 : Homologs of previously reported genes of unknown function), whose amino-acid sequence MTSRIHFSDVQEYVLVTGASGFIGKLLVRALVEDGQHVTVLTRNPDKTARKFDDTVTCIASLDELPATQRVDVIINLAGARILGWRWSAARKRVLRLSRIGTTQKLVSWIAQAAHKPRLLLSASAIGYYGIQAREDTALLKEADPPQAIFMSELCQEWETAAHAASRHGVQVKCMRFGLVLGKEGALPMMMLPIRLGLGGPLGDGRQALSWIHVEDLLRAIAHLWKMPARPQARDSQSDTQDAIETYNFTAPEVVTQAVFSKTAAHLMHRPCFFPTPAILMRLLLGEQADLLLEGQRVTSARLQASGFAFTYPDLRSALENIFRIKENSAVR is encoded by the coding sequence ATGACATCCCGCATCCACTTTAGCGACGTACAGGAATATGTGCTGGTTACAGGAGCAAGCGGCTTTATAGGCAAACTGCTGGTAAGGGCACTGGTGGAGGATGGTCAGCACGTCACCGTGTTGACCAGGAATCCGGATAAAACTGCGCGGAAATTTGATGACACCGTTACCTGCATCGCCAGCCTGGATGAGCTGCCTGCAACACAACGCGTGGATGTCATCATCAATCTTGCCGGCGCACGCATACTGGGATGGCGCTGGAGCGCTGCGCGCAAGCGTGTATTACGTCTGAGCCGCATAGGCACGACACAAAAGCTTGTGAGCTGGATCGCGCAGGCCGCCCACAAACCCCGACTCTTGCTGTCGGCATCGGCCATCGGATATTACGGAATACAGGCGCGGGAAGATACCGCCTTGCTGAAGGAAGCCGACCCGCCGCAAGCAATATTCATGTCCGAACTTTGCCAGGAGTGGGAAACGGCTGCGCATGCCGCCAGCCGGCATGGCGTGCAGGTGAAATGCATGCGCTTCGGACTGGTGCTCGGCAAGGAAGGCGCATTGCCTATGATGATGTTGCCGATCAGGCTGGGTTTGGGCGGTCCGCTGGGCGACGGCCGGCAAGCGCTATCGTGGATACATGTAGAAGATTTGCTGCGCGCCATCGCGCATCTGTGGAAAATGCCAGCCAGGCCGCAGGCTCGTGATAGCCAAAGCGATACGCAGGATGCAATCGAAACATACAACTTCACCGCACCGGAGGTCGTCACGCAGGCAGTCTTCAGCAAGACGGCGGCACATCTGATGCATCGCCCATGTTTTTTCCCGACTCCGGCCATCCTGATGCGGCTGCTATTGGGCGAGCAAGCAGATCTGCTGCTGGAGGGACAACGCGTGACTTCGGCTCGACTGCAGGCGAGCGGTTTTGCATTTACTTATCCTGATCTGCGTAGCGCCCTGGAAAATATTTTCCGCATAAAGGAAAACAGCGCGGTCCGATAG
- the ubiA gene encoding 4-hydroxybenzoate octaprenyltransferase (4-HB polyprenyltransferase) (Evidence 2a : Function of homologous gene experimentally demonstrated in an other organism; PubMedId : 1644192, 8409922, 8155731; Product type e : enzyme) produces the protein MNRLQLYFRLVRLNKPIGILLLLWPTLWALWLASDGKPDWTLLAIFTLGTILMRSAGCAINDYADRDFDKYVQRTVDRPVTSGKIQPREALLVALALALLSFALIWPLNTLTKQLSIAAVIIAGTYPYFKRFFAIPQAYLGIAFGFGIPMGFAAVQNTVPAAAWWLLVANVFWAVAYDTEYAMVDREDDLKLGMKTSAITFGRHDVAAVMFCYAVTLGLIFIVGWQYGLRTWFAAGMLIATGCAIYHYTLIRARERAGCFAAFRHNNWLGAAIFGGVVLDYLIR, from the coding sequence ATGAATCGTCTGCAACTGTATTTCCGGCTCGTTCGTCTCAACAAACCCATAGGCATACTGCTCCTGCTATGGCCCACATTGTGGGCCTTGTGGCTGGCATCGGACGGCAAACCCGATTGGACGCTGCTTGCCATTTTCACCCTGGGTACGATCTTGATGCGCTCGGCAGGTTGCGCCATCAACGACTACGCCGATCGCGATTTCGACAAGTATGTACAACGCACGGTTGATCGCCCGGTTACCAGCGGAAAAATCCAGCCGCGCGAAGCATTGCTGGTGGCGCTGGCGCTGGCGCTGCTTTCTTTTGCATTGATCTGGCCGCTCAATACGCTAACCAAACAGCTGTCGATTGCAGCTGTCATCATCGCCGGCACTTATCCTTACTTCAAACGCTTCTTTGCGATCCCGCAAGCCTATCTCGGCATCGCTTTCGGTTTCGGCATTCCGATGGGATTTGCTGCGGTACAAAATACAGTACCGGCAGCGGCGTGGTGGCTGCTGGTGGCGAATGTGTTCTGGGCGGTTGCCTACGATACCGAATACGCGATGGTCGATCGCGAAGACGATCTGAAGCTGGGCATGAAAACCTCGGCCATTACCTTCGGCCGCCACGATGTTGCCGCCGTGATGTTTTGCTATGCAGTGACGCTGGGATTGATTTTTATCGTCGGCTGGCAATACGGTTTGCGTACCTGGTTTGCTGCCGGAATGCTGATTGCCACCGGCTGCGCGATCTATCACTACACACTGATCCGCGCGCGCGAACGCGCAGGCTGCTTTGCCGCGTTTCGCCACAACAACTGGCTGGGCGCCGCCATCTTCGGCGGCGTGGTGCTCGACTATCTGATACGCTGA
- a CDS encoding putative LysR-family transcriptional regulator (Evidence 3 : Function proposed based on presence of conserved amino acid motif, structural feature or limited homology; Product type pr : putative regulator) has product MTLTELKYIVAVAREKHFGHAAEACHVAQPTLSVAIKKLEDELGVTLFERGGSEISMTPLGVQIVAQAERVLEQTAAIKEIAKQNKDPLVGPFRLGIIYTIAPYLLPPLVKAMIERVPQMPLVLQENFTVKLLEQLRQGEIDAAIVALPIPDQGLLVQPVYDEPFVVAVPKHHPWAERSSVTTDNLKSETMLLLGNGHCFRDQVLEVCPEMSRFSTSGDGIARTFEGSSLETIRHMVASGIGITVLPQASVPDMHTTDGMLRYIPFVQPGPSRRVVLVWRKSFTRGVAIEEVRQALLSCDLPGVTMLPDEPLSES; this is encoded by the coding sequence ATGACTCTTACCGAACTCAAATACATCGTTGCTGTCGCCCGCGAAAAACATTTCGGCCATGCCGCCGAAGCCTGTCACGTCGCACAACCAACCTTGTCGGTCGCCATCAAGAAACTGGAAGATGAGCTGGGCGTCACGCTGTTTGAACGTGGTGGCAGCGAAATCTCGATGACACCGCTGGGCGTACAAATCGTTGCACAGGCCGAACGCGTGCTGGAACAAACCGCCGCCATCAAGGAAATCGCCAAGCAGAACAAGGATCCGCTGGTCGGTCCGTTCCGCCTCGGCATCATTTACACCATCGCTCCCTATCTGCTGCCACCCCTGGTCAAGGCGATGATAGAACGCGTACCGCAAATGCCGTTGGTGCTGCAGGAAAACTTCACCGTCAAATTGCTTGAGCAGTTGCGCCAGGGAGAAATCGATGCAGCGATTGTCGCCCTGCCCATACCCGACCAAGGCTTGCTGGTGCAACCTGTGTACGATGAACCGTTTGTGGTCGCCGTACCCAAGCATCATCCTTGGGCGGAGCGCAGCAGCGTCACCACCGACAATTTGAAATCCGAAACCATGCTCCTGCTCGGTAACGGCCATTGCTTCCGCGATCAGGTACTGGAAGTCTGCCCGGAAATGTCGCGCTTCTCGACCAGCGGCGACGGTATCGCACGTACCTTCGAAGGTTCATCGCTGGAAACGATACGCCACATGGTTGCTTCCGGCATCGGCATCACCGTCTTGCCGCAGGCATCGGTACCGGACATGCATACGACAGACGGCATGCTGCGTTACATCCCGTTTGTGCAGCCAGGTCCGTCGCGTCGCGTGGTGCTGGTATGGCGTAAAAGTTTTACGCGCGGCGTCGCCATTGAGGAAGTGAGGCAGGCCTTGCTGTCCTGCGATTTGCCCGGCGTGACCATGCTGCCCGACGAACCACTGTCTGAAAGCTGA